TTCGGCAAAAGGTCCCACTTGACTAAAAAAGTTGTGTTTTTGGTCCAATCTCACCAATTTTGACAtaaaaaggtcctttctcgcaaagaaatgcttataaaaggtcatttttagcAAAAAAAATCCTATAATTTAAATACCTTTTTCATCGGGAACTGTCAATGATAGTTCTTACTCTTGTTCCACCATGATTGTTGGGTCATCAATTTGATCTTCCATTGTCGATAGATCTTCGATTTCGTCTTCGACTTCCTCTCTATGGTCCCCATTATCACAAATCTGTAAATTATccattgaaatttgaagatataTTGTTCGCACTCCATTATTTTGTTCGAATCTGTAAATTGCACCTTTATTTTGCAGAtcagatcttgaattttgaaaaaactCAACTCCAAAACTTGATGGCTGCGGCGCAAAAAGAAATGATGTTAATGATGTGACCAGTCTCACCAAAGACGCGCCGTAAACAATAAGGAATACTGGTACAATTTGCGTTAAGCGGGTCCCCACTCAGTGAAACTACCTCCCGCCTTCCACAACCAATGATCCCAAAGGAAAACGAAATCCAGAAACTTGGAATTCGGAACCTTACGTGATCACCCTTCTTCTCTATCTTCTTTTCCTGAataaattcttaccattttaaatCAATTTTCACTCTTCTGTTTCCCAGTTCTCTCTTTTGCATTCAATTTAATCCATTTGGAGTTGAAACCCAAATTCGAGATTGATTGTATACATTGATCAATTGATCAATGTTTGTACTCGGGGAATAAGAGTTGAATCGTAAAATACAAAatcttttttcgatttgggaggGGAGGAGATAGAAACACAGAGAGGGCGCGCGCTGCAGCAAAGATGATGCTGCAGTATAGTGGTTTCTCAGGGCTTAAGACCAAAAGGGTACTCTTCTTTTTCATCTAGTTctaccttttcttttctttttttaattatctGCTAATTTTTCGCACTATTTCTCTGAATTTTACGAGATTAAAATGTGTTGATTGTACTAGCTGAATTTGTTGGTCTTCCTTTAATGTTTTGTGACTCAATAGTTTTGGGAAATAGCCGAGTTGTTGATTGATGTTAGATTGTGTAACTCCCTGAATTGGAGTTATTCCATAGATGGTGGATTACAACATTAGTCCTAGTTGCATTAGGAAATGCAGGATTACAATATTAGTCCTAGTTGTATTAGGGCAATGGAGGATTACAACACTAGTCCTAGTTGTATTAGGAAACCTAAGAGAATTCTTTTCTCTATCACACCCGGAGTCATAACGGGAGGTTTCTAAAATCCAAATATGTGTCGCGGAATGCTTTTGTGAAAATATCTGCAAATTGATATCGTAAAGGAACATGGAGCATCCGTACTTGCCCTAATGTAAATATCGGCGTGCTTGGTGCGTTAGTGTTTTACTGGGTTGCGAGTAAGACAAATTGCACTGACATTATCACAAAAAATAATGATGGCCTTATGAAGATGACAATGTATCCTAAGTAAGAGATTACGAAGTTAGCATGCCTCAGCAATAACATTTGTGACATCTGCCTTGTGTAATTCTTTTTGGAGGACCAAGTGGTATGATATTAATGTGACCCGTGATCAATGGTGCCCCAAATATTTCACAAAATCCGCTTTAGTATATCAAAGTGGGGTTCTGGGGATAATGCATGAAAAAATACACTTGTTGTACCGCATAAGTTATATCAGGATGAGTAAAAGTGAGGTACTGAGGAACACCTGTCAAGTTTCGGAAAGGAGCACCTGTCAAGTTTCGGTACTTAGTACGATCATGAACCTTCGGACCTGAACTTGCGTTGCATCCTTACCAGTGTGCATTCCTACACGCTCCAAAATTTTTTGTGCATACTTATGCGGAAAGAGAAACATAAAAGGAGTGCGAGTGACAGTAATACCCGAAAGATAATTAAATGGTTCTAAGTCATATATAGGAAGCTCGATCTGCAAATGAGTAATGATGCAGTCTCTCTCTGATGAAGtaaccaaaatatcatcaatatatAGAAGTAGATAGGCCATGTCATTGtctgcaataaaaaaaaattagcaaaCCTTTGTTACCAGAAATGCAATGCTTGTTTGAGACCACATAATGTCTTGCAGAGTAGGGGCTCTACGATCCACAAAACCTAGGGTTTGATGCATACAAACTGTCTCTTTAAATCACCATGTCGGAAATGCATTTTAACATTAAGTGGATTAATAAACCACTTCAATAGTCGATTTAACAATCGGAATAAATGTCTCATCACTATCAACCCGAACACCGACCTCCTATGACCtatcttcacaaacaagacggCCTTTATGCCTTATGAAGTTACCTTTGTCATTTTCTTTATGAAAAAAAATCCGCATGTAATTGACAATATTCATCCTCAGAGGCTTAGATGCCAAATCTCATGTCCCCGTTTTATTTAAAGCACCATATTCATCTTGCATTGCTACATTCGAATTAGGGTTTGCCAAGgctaatttatgattttttggtAAGGGTGAATAGTATTTGGTAGGACCTTGAGCTCGAAAGCTGAGGGCATACTTTGgatttggtttaataattccaTGTTGGGATCTTGTTTGCATATGTGGATATTTAGGCAGGGGACGAGTTGGGGCGATGGGTTGAAGGCCTCGCATGGGTGAAGGAGTATATTGCGGTCCTAGACTAGGACAATAGGCGTGTAGAGGATGGTTAGACCACTGGGCTAAAACGCTAGGTACTCGCACGGCCCAACTGGTGAGCATTCTCCCCATAAGCAGCGGATATGGAAGAGTGAGTTGTTGACTGGGTTTGTTAAACCGGACTGGGGAGAGGAGGCATACAACCTGCGGTCTTAGTTTTTAAAGGCACGAGATTCACCAAGGCCCAAAAGACCCCGGAGCCTAGGCCGAAGGCGTGCACCTCTCGTATATAAGGTgcacaatttaaaaaaaaaattgttgtgtctggaaaaaaaatagtacttcctccgttccacaatGATGCATCGTTTCTCTTTTGGACGCTATTCATTAACTAATTTGACGattattctttcacattatgtaaaaacaaacatagtcaagtgagatcacttgttaaattcgtatcaatgCGAGGATTCCAAAtaccaattttttataatttttatttacacacaattagagatattaatgttcaaagaaaCATGTTAGGAtacgtgaaaaaagaaatgatgcatcctttgcgaaacggaggaagtattacttGTTGTCACAAGGAGGTAAAATAGTAATTATAGTAAAACTAAAAGCCTTTTTAAggggaaaaaacaaacaaaaaagggACTAAGGAAGGTTTAAGTAACTTTTTAGTCACTGGCTATTTATTAGATTCTCAAAAGAAGTGCGCCACACAACACATAAAATAGATATATTAAAATAGAAAAAGGAATAGTTAAAGTGACGTGAAAGACACAAGGAAAAAATGGAGAAACTTTggcttttctctcttctctttttaatataaaaaattataactaTTAGGAAGTCATTAATCGCGTGGTTTTGGCATTTCTTTAAAAAACTATTTACTTGTCAACAATTGGACCCTTATACCATAAGGCACTGCTCCTTGAGCCTGGGAAAATGTGCATAAGGCGCGCGCCTTCTGTAGGGTGCCCGAGGGACCTGAACCTTGAGCCTACGCGCGCCCAAGGCACACCATTGAAACTTAGCGTGAGATAGTGGGATAGTAGGGGAGGGTGCCTATTATGGGGTGGTTATAGTTGAATTAATGGGGAATTGGGCATGACGTATAAGCACATGTGTGAGGAGGGGTGATCATTTATCGGAGCCCAAAATGTTTTAATCATTTGAACAATATTTATTCAAATTGTTGTACGAAAACTTAGATTTATCATACGTTACATAACGCGAGATGATGATCTTTTTAATGGATAAGTCTAGGATAACCCAAAAACATAGGAGTTGATCTTGGAGTAATTTGTGTGAGGTTGTGGCCGAAGATTTGGGTAACAAAGACAACCGAAAAACCCGGATATGATCATAGGATGGGGTTTTTCGAAACAATATCTCGGTTGGGGTCATGTGTATGAGAGCTTTTGTGGGAAAAATGTGTAGGAGTTACGCTGCGGTCTCAAGATTATAATCCCAAAATGACAGGGGAAGGGAGGCATGAAATAGTGAAGTGCATTTGACATTATTTATTGTGCAGTTCATTCTTTCGGCTTTACCATTTTGAGAAGATGTGCGAGGACAAGAGAACCTAAATATTAAGCCATGGGTGACACAAGATAATTTGAATGGACCATTGTCAATTCACGACCATGGTCACTTTCAAAGCTTTTATAGGTCGTTCAATTGCGTGTGTACATGTGatctaaatttatgaaattttgaAATGCTTGAGAATTTAAACTTGGAGTCCACAGATACTAAGTAAAATCATCATTAAGTACTAAATAATATGTGTGACCATTAGTACTATTAATAGTAGAAGTCCATAAATGGGCATGAATAATGTCAAAAGCACAGGATGTATTACTATGTGAATCATAAAACGGAAGTCTAACATGTTAACCAATCTGACAAGAGACACAAAAAATAGCATTATTGCTCCTCAATGTGTTAAGAGTATGAGGCCCGGGGTGACCTAAGTGGCCATGCCAAGTGCTAGTTGTAATTAACGACATATGCAGAGGGGAAGTACCGTTGGGTAGGTGGAGAATTGGTGATGGGTTATAAGTTATAACTCATAAGTCCCCTCCCTGACTGTTACACCTCATAACTATCTCGTCTAAGGTCTTGATCTTTCACAGAAACCCCAATAGGATCAAACTCAACAAACTATAGATACCTGATTGAGTGACACAAGGTTTTTGATTAAATTGGGTGCAATATTATTTAGGGATAAAGGAGGTTTAAGAGGGGGTAGTTGGGTATGTCCAAAGGTGGTGACAGGATTAGACTTGTAACTAAGGTATTTAGAGAGGGAACATGTGTAGGGTTACCTGATTCATGGTTTGCTTCAGTATTGGGTACAGGTTCGGGTTAGCAATTCGTGGGTTAGCTGGTTTTAGGTTCGCAAGAGAGATTTGGAACATTTTTTTCCCGGGTTTTTAAAAATTCGTTCAAAATATTAGATATTATaaagattttattttaatacTCATACTCAAATAACAAGTATTTCCTTCTCAAGTAAAAGCACCaacattttttcttttctcGCCTTCCTTGGCCTTCAATAGCTAAAGCTTGGGTTTCAGATTTGGCATGACAGTACCTGAGATTTGGTTCGCCGGAGAACCGATTTGGTATGGGCGAACTAATTCGAGATTCGCGGGGGTACCCGCTATTTTGGTAATGCTGAACAGATGTTACCAAAATTAGATGCCATATGTGACGTAGCCCCTTTGTCGAAGTACCATAGATTGTCTGATGGAAGAGACGTCGTAGTAGGAAGAGTTGCCATTAGAACTGAGCGTGAATGAGTGAAGTTACTGTTGGTATGCGTGGTGGAAAATAAAAGTGAACGAACAGGACTACAATCAATCAACGCGTGAGAATCGAGATAATTGTGCGAGGCTATTTTGTACAAAGGACAAATTCCACCGCTAATCACACCAGAAGATGTAGTAGATTGAAATGCACAAATTCTATTCCACGCAGCAAACAAAAGTCAACACAAGACATTAACTTTAAAAATGGAATTTGTTATCTAATCAAGAATTCCCTTATTTAtcattcttttttattctttttttccaTAACCTAGCAACTTTGATAATTAAATTACCAATAACACACCACCAATTATGGAGGAGCAATGAGTGAGAGATTAATGAAAGAACAATTTGGTAAATTAAGCACGTTAAATTAAATACGGAGACAAACCAAGAGTTCAACTATACCAAGTAGTTTGTGATAGCGGAAGAAATCGCAGTAGATCGTGGACTTAGATTAGATCATGTCCTCGATGCTTGATGTGGGGGTTGATTAGGTAAGTAATGGTTAAGAACACAAGTCCTAATTAGAtctaagagaaaaaaaaatctttttttaTGGAAACTAAAATTTTACCTAAGCTGTGAAACCATGTTAGGTTGTGCAAACTCCCCGAATTTGATTGTACTCCATTGATCATATTTATAGGTGGATTACAACATTAGTCCTGATTGTATTAGGAAACAGTATGCGACTAGAATTCTACTTTACATAAATATCCTAAGTGAATTCTGTTCTCTATCAATTGATCCTCATAGTTTGTTTCTTGAATTGGGTAGCGTGGTTAGAAATTGTTTTAGTTGTTTAAGTTGTGTTATTAAGTTGGCAATCCATTAAGTAACGTTGGGGCTTTAGTGATTTGTGAACTGAAATTGATTTCATCCGTTAAGATTATAAAACTTGCTTGTATTCAGGTGTTTAGTTATGGTTTACTTGTCAACTTGGTGGTATGGAATGAGCTTAGGCACTGGCTAACTATTAGGCTTGTTATTTGGAGGGGAGGTGCCTGAGTCGGGTCAGTGCGGGGTCATTGTATGTCCGGGCCTGTCACATGCTGTTTGATGTTCACTGGAGAAACAAACCAAGAAAGTTAAggtgggagggggggggggggggggggggggagaggaTGGTGAGTTCTGGCTGTAATTAGGGAGGAAGAGGAAAATTCTAGTAATACTAGCAATTGAATTTCATGGATTTCGGGTAATATTCAGTTTTTGAACATACTTGAGACCGCGGTTTGTTGTTGATttctaaaatgatattttaatGAGGAGAAAATATGATATGTTGTTTTTCTAACTGTTAGATCATACTAATGTAATTTGAATATTAAGCATAGTGTTGATAAAACTCCTTGGCTAATAAGAATTCACTCGGTAGTTTTATTCTACGTAATTTATGACATTGCCTTGCTTCATGTCCTGTTTAGTGAAGTGAAATTTGAAAATGTCTTTTGAACTATAGTAGTTTGGCCTACTGGTACTCTTTCAGCAAGGGTGATGGTATTTCAAGGATGAGAAGGAGAGCAAATAGATTCTGTTTTTGTCCTGTTGGTGATAAGATTTGGTTTCTGTTTTGCTCACAGGTTGTATTTGAAAACGTATTCAGTGTGCTTGATTCTGTTAGTCTCGAACATTTGAAAGAACTAACTGCAAGGCGTAGATTAATTGAAGAATCGATTAATGCGACCAGTTGCATCACAGAAGCTACTGCAAGGGAGATGTCCGGAGGGCTGACTTCTCGTAGTCAACAGGTTAGTTATCAAGTGCAATGGTATTTCCTGGTATGGACCAGTAAACTTTCTTTTTGTCCCTACTGTGTTGGTTTATAGGTAACTCATTTAGACAAATTGAGCCAGTACCCAATAGTATTATCCTTCTATTCTATGTTCCCCTGATAACTGAAATATACTAACGGCCAGTTTGGCACATGGTAATAAAGTAATGTGAATGAAAAAAGGCAATAGTAATGGTAATCAAGGAATGAACATGAGATTTGGTAATTGAAATGTGTTTGTTTGGTATATATTAATAAAGAATGTGTAGAAATGAGAAAACCATAGTGTCACATGTATGTCACATGTCTCCCATGTGAGCAGTTTGTTTGCTGCATTGTGGCACTGTTTCATTGGCCACTAAATGTTGGTGTGCTGTCCTTTTGTAGTTGGTTGTTTTTCCTAGGTTAGGATCTTCCTAGGGATTGTAATGCGCTATTTAATATATGGAGTGATTGGTGTGCGCAGCGACCAATAATGTAATTATGTGCTTTGCTGAAAACAAAATGAGTGAAATGAAAACAGCAAACTTGCTGTAAAATCGTTCAAAACTTCTTGTTTTCCAGAATggtaatgaaaaaaaaaatccatatcTTGCCTTTGGTATGCAGTAATGGGAATACAACTAACCTCTCCCCTTCCCTTCTAGAATGGCTTCCACCGTCAAGTAACAAACAAATGGATTGAAAATATGAAGAAAATATGAAGAATATAACCAGCATAATCAAATATGATTGCAAACATCTAGCTTGCACCAGATGCTTTTCACggagaagagagaaagaaaaaaggtaaGATAGGAAGTGTAGGAACATGTATTACATTTTCAAGAGGAATAATGCATAACCATTCCACTCTAATCCAGGGTTCTAGCTGGTAATGAAATTGTGGTAAATGACAAATTTTATTACCAGATTTCATTCCTTGGCATTACCATTGGAGGATGCCAAACGACCAAAACATGGTAATCAAATTTCCATTCCCATTACCAACCATCTATTACCAGTTACCAAATGGGCCGTAAAGAGTCTAAGACATGGCTTCTCTTTTGACGTCCCAAAAGGGAGAGTGTCAGCTTACAGTTGTGGTCAGTGGCAGCTATTCTGATTGAAGATAATCTGTCTTTTAATAAAATTCTCAGGCCTGCTCCTCGTCTAAAACGTTCTTATATACGTACTCATCATGCTACTGTTTATAAAGGCTTATGTATATTACAACAGCCTCTCTTTCCTCTGCACCGTGCCCAAGCCTAGGCTGGTTTGGATAGACATGATAATGAACATTCCACTTTCATGGTAGTTAGATGGCTGTTCCTTATAATTACTTCTTAATTTATGGTGCCTGTCCCGTTCTGATGGCTCTCTGATCAAACCAATTTGTTCCTTAGTAAcacatttttttcaaaattttcagGATATCCAGAAACTGGAACAATATTTGCCAATATTGGAGAATTTCATGGTCCAAGTTGATTCGATTAGTCGAAacaaaaatttgttaatttcagAGCTGAGAATACAGTGGAGTAGCACCCTTAGTTCATTGAGGTTTAGATTTGGTGGTCCAAAGTTTTTCCAAATCAATAGTCTGAATTATGAACTTGGGATGTCTCTTTTCCTATATGGTGTGACTATCCGTGAGCGGGCTTTTGAAATTCTTTCAGAAGGTTAGTACATAGGTCGCATAATCTTAAACTCACCTGCTTATCAAAGTTTTCTATTGGTTCTTCATGGCCCCATCtgtactaattaaatctgaagtTTATCATTATCATAGATATGCAGCAGTCCGCCAGCCTTTTGAGAAAAGCTGCTGGAGTTTACAACTATTTGAAGGCTGAAGTCCTTCCACTGTTGCAATCTATCTTGCCTCCGGAGAAGCCACCTGAAACTACAACCAATGTCGCTTTTGTCATGAATAATATTTGCTTGGCGGAGGCTCAGGTATGTTATATAGCCTCACCGGATCAATGTTAATGATTTATGTCATCTTCTGTTTTATAACAGAGAAATGCACTTGGATAATTCGCTTTTaattctttttcaatttttcaagTTTTAATTTACAGGCGATAGCCATAAGAATTGCTGAGAAGCAGGGAATGTCTGATGGTGTTTTAGCAAAATTACACTTTGGTGTTACACAGTTTTTGGGTGAAGCAAGTTCTCTTCTGCAATCAGGGCCTAGAGATATTTCTCGTACATTTTCAGTAAGTACATCGATTCATTTCTGCCCTGCTGTACTTTTGGTTTTACAACTGTGGTTTCTGTCAATTTTGATATGCCCATTCCTTTTTCTTGTCATAAACGCCATAGCTCCGATTTTGTTTTCCACAGGAGTATATAGTTTCATGCAGTACTCTACATGAATTGAGAAGTTATAGACACCTTGCTGAAAGCTACAAACAGTCAGAGCAAGTGGGAGTCGCTATTGGCCTACTAAACGGCGCACTCAGTAATTCAAACACCTTGCCTGTGGAACAGTCTTGGCGAGAAATTTTCAAAAATGAAGTTGATAGGATCTCCCTTATGCTTAAAAATTACAAGGAAGAGAATGCATTTGTGTGGAAGCATAAGATCCCATTGGATTTTGAGCTTCCATCCTTGGAGGGTAGAAAGGTTGTGATCGCCACTCCTTACGAGCCTCAAAGATGGGAAAGGGAAATTGCTTTCAAAAGAGGAATCTAAACCAAAATTACTTGTATAATATAATTTATTGTGTATAAAAGAGTGATTCTTTTAGCTTCTTGTGTATACATACATAATCAGCTGAGCCAGAAGTTTTATGACAGAAAATAATCAAAGGGGTTTTTCTCCTGCCTTGTTGATCTCATTCCAATAACTAAAGGACAGGAAAACGTATCCGTTGGTCGGAGAAGGATTTCACCATAAATAATGTGAAAATGTTGAAGCTGGAGCTGTTGACTGAAAGTTGGACGCAAAATTAAGTACCATTGAAGATAGAATGATATCATTGTTGATTTTTGATACaactgttttattttttttaccattATTTCCATTCTTGTTACCATTTGAATGTATCACAACACCATATAGTATAACCAATTGAGATTGGCATGAgtggtacccatgcaaactctcgcgggagattagtccacttgCTGAAGGCGATTGGGAACTCCTTGtaatagaacaaaaaaaaaaaattaataccatatgttatgattttattaaacACCATTGTTTCGTTTATTTGGTACTATTGTCTTTTTTTTTGTAccatttttttattcttgataccattaacttgttttttttttgtaccaTTCAAATGTATCACAATAACATAATATGCAAAATGGTATGATTGTATTACTCAATGGTATCCATAAAACAGGAAAAAATAATCACAAAAAAATTGGAGTGTTTGCATAAAAGTTCAATGTATTTATTGCCTTGTTATATATTTTTGCTTATCTGTAATAGTTATTGAATATTGATATTTACTTCCTCATGACGGGTTTGGGTTGGTATTAAACGCATTATCCAACATCCACACCCATCGAACAGCCTTAAATTATTGTATAAAAAATTACATAATTTCTATAACAAAAATTAAATCGAAACataagaattaaaaaaaaaaaaaaaataagaattaaaaaaattcgtgaaataaatttttaaaGATAGTAcgtaattgttttttttaataacattatgacatcataTTCCAGTTATTTTTGCCGGAACTTGacttcgggttgtaatttaaagtgGAAGTATAAGTTTAAAGTTGTActacataattaataaaattagaagtttgaggttgtaattgacaaatagAAAACTTTATTAGATTGTATTTTTGCCATATTTTTATAATGAGTCAACACTACAACGCCAGCTAAATTAGCGATTTAGACCACTAAATCACCAATTGAGTTGGCGACATAAGAGGCCAGTGCCAATTGAAATGGCACTGTACTAAtgaaaaagtttcaattgaaaccgACGAGTTACCTGGTAAAATTGTCGTTTCAATTGACGATTTTGCTACGGAACATCGACATTTCAATTGGCAATTtgatattgaataaaaaagtcTTTTAAACTAATGCTGACGTAGACGATATATAGAGGAATTTTGAGAAAGAGGCATATTTCGGGAATGTTGACATCTTTAAATATTTAAACACACAAACTAGTGTTTTTAATACAATACTACAATCTACAATATAGAAAGAGTGGGGATAACTTAGTTGGTTACAGATTCCCTCCGATTTTAGGTCATCCTCGAATCGATTTTCATCTTCGCcattgtggctcatttgcacaacaaaaaaaaaaaaaaaaaacacacgagcgatttccttcaatattgcttaAAGAACGTTAAATTCACAAAATAAGGCAGTTTATAACATATTTCCCGTTATACGGTCCACGTCAAAACCAAAGGAACCGTACCCTGCAATGCCAAGTGGATTTGTGAGCACCACCCTTTTTCCCGAGACAAGGTTGGTAAATTTATGAGATGAAGGACATTCTCTTCTCCTCTTGTCGTCAGAGTGATCAATCATGGCTGCTCTTCGATGCAGTTTCAGACCATTTTCTTCTTATTATTATAAACCCTCAAAACTATTTCCCCCAACACAATCTCCAACTTGCAAATTTCCCAACGAGAAGTTATTGAACCCCTCTTCTCACAATCGCAGGTACTGTAATTATTATCTTCTTTCTTAATTCAAATGTTCCCCTTTTTATTATTGAATTGTCaattttaatttcaatcaaACAGGTTAAGGAGGGCTTTATCAGCTTTGGTTTCTGAAGAAAGTGCAACTGggtcttcttcatcttcatttACTGATTCTGGATTCAAACTCACTTATCTTGAGGTGGGTTTGTCAATTTTAATTTCTTTCAATCTATTGTGCATCATTGTCTTATTACTGTTTCAGATTGTGCATCATTGTTACATTACCCTTTAGTGTTTGAAATTACTggctttgtttgttttaattagcTTCTAGTGGCCCGATGTACTGACGTGCTGTCAAATGCCAATGTGTGTGAGAATTTAGTAATTCGTTATTCCATATTGTTCAAGTATGTAGTTTTGTTGATTAAGATCAGTAGATCACAATTTCAATTTTCTGTTTGTGTTTGATTAATTTCTTCTATTTTCCCAAAAGACCATGATGGAGAATATAATGTAGTATTTCtaaatttatgttataaacatcGCATATTTACCGAGAAATGAAGCAAGCTTGCATTAGTTTATTTGAACCTCCTTCTTACCGCCTTTCAAGCAAGAGCCTCAACGAAGGGTTTGTTTTATGGTGTAGTTTGATTTAGTTAGGTCTAGTTTTGGACTTGGAACATTTTTATTTAGCATCTTTTGTCTTGTAGGGAAATAGCTGGTTATGGGAAGTAGGTGGTGTGAAGCTATTGGTGGATCCAATTTTGGTGGGTAGTTTGGATTTTGGCATTCCATGGCTCTATGATGCTACTAAGAAATTCTTGAAGAACTTTCAGGTATTGAGCTTTTCAACCGCTAAAATATGATCCAATTATATGGTCGGTATTTGTTGTTTCTCTTCGCCACCCCACATTAGTTGTTTAATGACCTTGACATGGTGTTCTATAGCTTAGTGATATTCCTGAAGTGGACTGTCTGCTAATCACACAAAGCCTGGATGATCATTGCCATGTAAAGACCTTGAAGCCACTCTCTGCAAAATTTCCTAATCTGAGAGTGGTAGCAACTCCTAATGCCCAGGCGATTTTGGATTCTCTTTTCAGCAAGGCAAGTCAATATAAATCATCCTCTTTTCTGCTTTTGCAGGGAAGCTTGAATGCTTGGCATTATTCAATTGGCTAGGAAGTTCCATAATTCCATTTGgagtttcttttttttgtttggtaGTTTATATTTGTCATTTTGCATGGAAAATATCATATATGCGCTAATGCAACAACGCATAAAGGTTTTGATTTCTCTATCATTTCTGATAAGCACTCCATGCACATCTGATGGCTTG
This genomic stretch from Spinacia oleracea cultivar Varoflay chromosome 3, BTI_SOV_V1, whole genome shotgun sequence harbors:
- the LOC110796545 gene encoding uncharacterized protein isoform X2 — its product is MLFTEKRERKKDIQKLEQYLPILENFMVQVDSISRNKNLLISELRIQWSSTLSSLRFRFGGPKFFQINSLNYELGMSLFLYGVTIRERAFEILSEDMQQSASLLRKAAGVYNYLKAEVLPLLQSILPPEKPPETTTNVAFVMNNICLAEAQAIAIRIAEKQGMSDGVLAKLHFGVTQFLGEASSLLQSGPRDISRTFSEYIVSCSTLHELRSYRHLAESYKQSEQVGVAIGLLNGALSNSNTLPVEQSWREIFKNEVDRISLMLKNYKEENAFVWKHKIPLDFELPSLEGRKVVIATPYEPQRWEREIAFKRGI
- the LOC110796547 gene encoding uncharacterized protein, which gives rise to MAALRCSFRPFSSYYYKPSKLFPPTQSPTCKFPNEKLLNPSSHNRRLRRALSALVSEESATGSSSSSFTDSGFKLTYLEGNSWLWEVGGVKLLVDPILVGSLDFGIPWLYDATKKFLKNFQLSDIPEVDCLLITQSLDDHCHVKTLKPLSAKFPNLRVVATPNAQAILDSLFSKVTYLEPGQSTEIEGKNGSKVRICATAGPVLGPPWQRPENGYIVSSSEGQLTLYYEPHCVYNEGTLKDERADIVITPVIKQLLPYFTLVSGQEDAVKLAKLLCAKFVVPMSNGDLESKGLLASLVESEGTMESFKELLSKELPDAKVLEPTPGVPLEVPAV
- the LOC110796545 gene encoding uncharacterized protein isoform X1; the protein is MMLQYSGFSGLKTKRVVFENVFSVLDSVSLEHLKELTARRRLIEESINATSCITEATAREMSGGLTSRSQQDIQKLEQYLPILENFMVQVDSISRNKNLLISELRIQWSSTLSSLRFRFGGPKFFQINSLNYELGMSLFLYGVTIRERAFEILSEDMQQSASLLRKAAGVYNYLKAEVLPLLQSILPPEKPPETTTNVAFVMNNICLAEAQAIAIRIAEKQGMSDGVLAKLHFGVTQFLGEASSLLQSGPRDISRTFSEYIVSCSTLHELRSYRHLAESYKQSEQVGVAIGLLNGALSNSNTLPVEQSWREIFKNEVDRISLMLKNYKEENAFVWKHKIPLDFELPSLEGRKVVIATPYEPQRWEREIAFKRGI